Proteins encoded together in one Bacteroidota bacterium window:
- a CDS encoding glycosyl transferase family 28, which translates to MPARIFLAPLDWGLGHATRCVPVIHALLKAGAEVELGASGSGIAFLRQEFPQLTVHPLPEYGITYTANGMRGWHLLMQTPRVMRVMRSEYHLLDQLISKRNYTAVISDNRFGIRSDRVHSVCITHQLHLQTPSGFGVAAAFNRRMLDRFHEIWIPDLPGAGNLSGALSHDGPALKVPQQFIGPLTRFHAAEKQTGGGHILVLLSGPEPQRTLFERLLVPQLHASGRACIVVRGMPGQPAKPLTDKNITVYNHLPTETLQQFLQDAYCVISRSGYSTLCDAAAAGCRFIAVPAPGQTEQEYLAASLAAQRRIVAQEQHEFDLAKALEEVEQIAPLSVTNNAQWLEKAVQAVVSIAAENCGDSTTAAG; encoded by the coding sequence ATGCCTGCACGTATTTTTTTAGCTCCGCTCGACTGGGGCCTCGGTCATGCCACACGCTGTGTGCCTGTAATACACGCGCTGCTAAAGGCGGGTGCGGAGGTTGAGCTGGGCGCATCGGGCAGCGGCATTGCGTTTTTGCGGCAGGAGTTTCCGCAGCTTACTGTACATCCGTTGCCCGAATACGGCATTACCTACACCGCAAACGGCATGCGCGGCTGGCATTTGCTCATGCAAACCCCGCGTGTGATGCGGGTAATGCGCAGCGAGTATCATTTGCTCGATCAGCTCATCAGCAAACGAAACTACACTGCCGTTATTTCCGATAATCGCTTTGGTATCCGCAGCGACCGCGTGCACAGCGTGTGCATTACGCATCAGCTGCATTTGCAAACACCGTCAGGCTTTGGCGTGGCTGCGGCGTTCAACAGGCGCATGCTGGACCGCTTTCACGAAATCTGGATTCCTGATTTGCCCGGTGCAGGCAACCTCTCGGGCGCCCTCTCGCACGATGGTCCTGCGCTGAAAGTGCCGCAGCAGTTTATCGGCCCGCTCACCCGCTTTCATGCAGCCGAAAAACAGACCGGTGGCGGGCACATTCTCGTTTTACTCAGCGGCCCCGAACCCCAGCGCACACTTTTCGAACGCCTGCTGGTGCCACAACTTCATGCCTCAGGCCGCGCCTGCATTGTGGTGCGTGGCATGCCCGGACAACCGGCCAAACCACTCACCGACAAAAACATTACCGTTTACAATCATCTTCCCACCGAAACACTGCAGCAGTTTTTGCAGGATGCGTACTGTGTCATCAGTCGTTCGGGTTATTCAACGCTTTGCGATGCCGCTGCTGCGGGATGCCGCTTTATTGCCGTGCCCGCACCCGGCCAAACCGAGCAGGAATATCTCGCTGCCTCACTTGCCGCGCAACGCAGAATTGTAGCGCAGGAACAGCATGAGTTTGATCTGGCGAAAGCATTGGAAGAGGTGGAGCAGATTGCTCCGCTTTCGGTAACGAATAATGCGCAGTGGCTTGAAAAGGCCGTGCAGGCGGTGGTTTCG